One genomic region from Longimicrobium sp. encodes:
- a CDS encoding DUF1629 domain-containing protein: MTTRTPEPARKRYYLVSLDVASNSGTGVFFVNEEEALVNGRRVGYHERRVPGHPHPVFVGVPPLREKPKVVIPGTGAKAVDYDGMIPVFISSRAKRLLEGIDPGAFEFAECETATRRGNPIEPYWWMDVIRWVEKFDEARSDFEWYRDRFPTAPNAQDNPSMFRLYDIHMPAGFPDEYHAFRFAHFNGKAVFDEVIVDAWRAARLTGAMFTPLQPPTKADLKRHLSFINYPYWTERSHRP, from the coding sequence ATGACGACGCGTACGCCCGAACCCGCCCGCAAGCGCTACTATCTGGTCTCGCTCGACGTGGCCTCCAATTCCGGCACCGGTGTTTTCTTCGTGAACGAGGAGGAGGCTCTCGTCAACGGGCGCCGTGTCGGTTACCACGAGCGTAGAGTTCCGGGACATCCGCACCCGGTGTTCGTGGGCGTCCCTCCACTGCGCGAGAAGCCGAAGGTGGTCATTCCCGGCACCGGGGCCAAGGCCGTCGATTATGACGGCATGATCCCGGTCTTCATCTCCAGCCGGGCGAAGAGATTGCTCGAGGGGATCGATCCTGGAGCCTTCGAGTTCGCCGAATGCGAGACCGCCACCCGCCGCGGAAACCCGATCGAACCCTATTGGTGGATGGACGTGATCCGCTGGGTCGAGAAGTTCGACGAAGCGCGATCGGACTTCGAGTGGTATCGCGACCGCTTCCCGACGGCTCCGAATGCACAGGACAACCCTTCGATGTTCCGTCTGTACGACATTCACATGCCGGCGGGCTTCCCGGATGAGTACCACGCCTTCCGGTTCGCACATTTCAATGGCAAAGCCGTGTTCGACGAGGTCATCGTGGATGCCTGGCGAGCAGCGAGGCTGACCGGCGCCATGTTCACGCCGCTCCAGCCGCCGACAAAGGCCGATCTCAAGCGCCACCTTTCGTTCATCAACTATCCCTACTGGACGGAAAGGTCCCACCGGCCGTGA
- a CDS encoding DUF1629 domain-containing protein — protein MTARSPEQARKRYYLVTRDMSPVSGGLSFVNREAALVNGRLAGTHEHREPGHPHPVFVGIPRLREKPQVVIGGSGPTALDYYDLFKPIFISTRAKELLEGIDPGGFEFAECETVDRRGSRVKSYWWMDVIRWVETFDEERSSFEWYRDSYPMAPDAQTNPSMSALYDIHMPGGFPDEYHAFWFAHYRIKFVFDEVLVDAWREARLTGAHFTPLQPPTEAEFKDHVRFVNYPYWTEKARQS, from the coding sequence ATGACCGCCCGTTCGCCCGAACAAGCCCGCAAGCGCTACTATCTGGTTACGAGGGACATGAGCCCCGTGTCGGGCGGCCTTTCCTTCGTCAACCGGGAGGCGGCTCTCGTCAACGGGCGTCTTGCCGGTACGCACGAGCATAGAGAACCGGGACATCCGCACCCGGTGTTCGTAGGTATCCCCCGGCTGCGCGAGAAGCCGCAGGTGGTTATCGGCGGCAGCGGACCCACGGCCCTCGATTATTACGATTTGTTCAAGCCGATCTTCATCTCCACCCGGGCAAAGGAGCTGCTCGAGGGGATCGACCCCGGGGGATTCGAGTTCGCCGAATGCGAGACCGTCGACCGTCGCGGAAGCCGGGTCAAATCCTATTGGTGGATGGATGTGATTCGCTGGGTCGAGACGTTCGACGAAGAGCGGTCGAGCTTCGAGTGGTATCGCGACAGCTATCCGATGGCCCCGGACGCGCAGACCAACCCGTCGATGTCCGCCCTGTACGACATTCATATGCCCGGGGGCTTTCCCGACGAGTACCACGCATTCTGGTTCGCCCATTATCGCATCAAGTTCGTATTCGACGAGGTCCTGGTGGACGCCTGGAGAGAAGCGAGGCTGACCGGCGCCCACTTCACACCGCTTCAGCCGCCGACAGAGGCCGAATTCAAGGATCATGTTCGCTTCGTCAATTATCCCTACTGGACAGAAAAGGCGCGGCAGTCGTGA